A single genomic interval of Spinacia oleracea cultivar Varoflay chromosome 6, BTI_SOV_V1, whole genome shotgun sequence harbors:
- the LOC110784302 gene encoding dehydration-responsive element-binding protein 1A-like, translating into MDSGNGSNNYDDQMALASSCPKKRAGRKKLQETRHPVYRGVRMRNGDRWVCEVRAHNNSRIWLGTYPTAEMAARAHDVAALALRGSTACLNFADSAWRLRVPASTNTRDIQQAAAEAAEAFRGGGSEVYVGENSNMSNNNVNNVTMQASGGGNEVRTNTNNNEVLHQQNAEYVDEEAVYNMPGLLQNMAEGMLLPPPQNPYEGYNWNDETDDCDVSLWNY; encoded by the coding sequence ATGGATAGTGGAAACGGGTCTAACAACTATGATGACCAGATGGCATTGGCTTCAAGCTGCCCGAAGAAGAGGGCAGGAAGGAAGAAGTTACAGGAAACGAGGCACCCGGTGTACAGAGGAGTAAGGATGAGGAACGGGGACCGGTGGGTATGTGAGGTCCGAGCCCATAACAACTCCCGAATATGGCTCGGAACATACCCAACTGCTGAGATGGCTGCACGAGCCCATGACGTGGCCGCATTGGCTCTTAGAGGTAGTACTGCATGCCTCAACTTTGCTGACTCCGCATGGAGGCTGCGTGTCCCTGCATCAACTAACACTAGGGACATTCAGCAGGCAGCAGCCGAGGCAGCAGAAGCTTTCCGAGGTGGAGGATCAGAGGTTTATGTAGGGGAGAATAGCAACATGAGCAATAACAATGTCAATAATGTTACTATGCAAGCTTCTGGTGGTGGGAATGAGGTAAGAACTAACACTAACAATAATGAGGTTTTGCATCAGCAAAACGCTGAATATGTAGATGAAGAGGCGGTATATAACATGCCAGGGTTACTTCAGAACATGGCTGAAGGAATGTTACTCCCACCACCTCAAAATCCATATGAAGGATATAACTGGAATGATGAGACTGACGACTGTGATGTCTCACTCTGGAACTATTAA